One window from the genome of Plasmodium relictum strain SGS1 genome assembly, chromosome: 12 encodes:
- a CDS encoding DnaJ protein, putative yields the protein MKNDKKLSLYDILGVEKNATIKEIAKAYRILALIYHPDKFLANSKKVNEGKEKKNNNVKEKKEKKNEKDEKSINNNDNEELSLEKCKEMFLQIQKAYEILRDPEKRKNYDEYGLEDEFSEFKNFFDPKLFHSRIKVEDILNYEKSYKNSEDEKEDLIQFYNKFGGNLENILEYIPFSDENDLNRFVNIFENLFKSKKIKKTSSYSNSLKNIDNIIQKYKNFIKKDSKKSKKRKNEQPIDDLVLAIRNNEAKRTLKINSLLSNIEKEYGKKSSKKRKQKPPTEEELSEIRKKLEENKKKNMELKKLKKNL from the coding sequence atgaaaaatgataaaaaattaagctTGTATGATATTTTGGGTGTTGAAAAAAATGCTACTATCAAAGAGATAGCGAAAGCATACAGAATATTGGCTCTGATATATCATCCTGATAAATTTTTAGCAAATAgtaaaaaagtaaatgagggaaaagaaaagaaaaataataatgtaaaagaaaaaaaggaaaagaaaaatgaaaaagatgaaaaaagtataaataacAATGATAATGAAGAGCTGTCTTTAGAAAAATGTAAAGAAATGTTTTTACAAATTCAGAAAGCATATGAAATATTAAGGGATccagaaaaaagaaaaaattatgatgaaTATGGTTTAGAGGATGAATTTTCAGAATTCAAAAATTTCTTTGATCCCAAATTATTCCACTCTAGAATTAAGGTAGAAGATATactaaattatgaaaaatctTACAAAAATAGTGAAGATGAAAAAGAGGATTTGATTCagttttataataaatttggTGGAAAtctagaaaatattttagaatATATACCATTTAGTGATGAAAATGACTTAAATAGATTTGTGAACATTTTCGAAAACTTgtttaaatcaaaaaaaataaagaaaacttCTAGTTATAGTAATTcgttaaaaaatatagataatatcattcaaaaatataaaaattttataaaaaaagattctaaaaaaagtaaaaaaagaaaaaatgagcAGCCCATAGACGATTTAGTTTTAGCTATAAGAAATAATGAAGCAAAAAgaactttaaaaataaattcacTTCTATcaaatattgaaaaagaaTATGGTAAGAAAAGCTCCAAAAAAAGAAAGCAGAAACCTCCAACGGAGGAAGAATTAAGTGAAATAAGAAAGaaattagaagaaaataaaaagaagaatatggaattgaaaaaattaaagaaaaacttataa
- the NUP116 gene encoding nucleoporin NUP116/NSP116, putative translates to MENKISIIIDNNRIKANDIDLNIKEWITSKEDCENVFRNKKIMYFSDYLSKFDDDIKHKIEDEEIIIICTIVNIPYQVRKYNEEKYIFWDISDLKETQSRLFLSGEVCEENENEKEGAVIALINPLMKEKDPQYYNSRILEIHKKSNLIIIGLIDGLEKCKGITRSGDKCKIKLYAPLYGYYCKYHIKQNKKEKKKKNNSNENESNKNDKNCITNIDIDKKYSLNNNDNNKKNNKKKKKEKDTDDEEYFDVESIIGMYSKKIVAKDKKKKIEIINNRIKELDEYAKLNKDLNYIDNIKNDTMNQGCSTTQKSANDLFSEQCPELIYLINKSNKINEKEKKKDDDDAKIIEDIDVLNENIASNEEKQKKKFENFLSKLIELQKSKDENDMKTLLKGLIYVTNNFNFHLKHIENSNIFDICYKLLDHRSEEIAIAALKFKRKINKLYIDYYKNRLKKQKVETLERGENKSENNFIKK, encoded by the coding sequence atggaaaataaaatatcaatTATAATAGACAATAATAGAATAAAAGCAAATGATATAGATTTAAACATAAAAGAATGGATTACGAGCAAGGAAGATTGTGAAAATGTTttcagaaataaaaaaataatgtattttTCTGATTACTTATCTAAATTTGATGATGatataaaacataaaatagaggatgaagaaataattattatatgtaCTATTGTTAATATACCATATCAagtaagaaaatataatgaagaaaaatatatcttttggGATATCTCTGATTTAAAAGAGACTCAATCGCGATTATTTCTATCTGGTGAAGTTTGTgaggaaaatgaaaatgaaaaagaaggtGCTGTAATTGCATTAATTAATCCATTgatgaaagaaaaagatcCTCAATATTATAATTCAAGAATTTTAGAAATACATAAGAAAAgcaatttaataataataggtTTAATTGATGGATTAGAAAAATGTAAAGGTATAACAAGAAGTGGTgataaatgtaaaataaaattatatgcaCCTCTATATGGTTATTATTGTAAGTATCATATTAAAcagaataaaaaagaaaaaaagaaaaaaaataatagtaatgaaaatgaatcaaataaaaatgacaAAAATTGCATAACGAATATTgatattgataaaaaatatagtttaaataataatgacaataataaaaaaaataataaaaaaaaaaaaaaagaaaaggataCTGACGACGAAGAATACTTTGATGTAGAATCTATTATAGGCATGTACAGTAAAAAAATAGTAgctaaagataaaaaaaaaaaaattgaaataattaataatagaaTAAAAGAATTAGATGAATATGCAAAATTAAACAAGGACTTAAATTATatagataatataaaaaatgatactATGAATCAAGGATGCTCAACAACACAAAAATCTGCCAACGATTTATTTTCAGAGCAATGTCCTGAGCTTATATATttgattaataaatcaaataaaataaatgaaaaagaaaaaaagaaagatgatgatgatgcaaaaataatagaagatATAGATGTACTAAATGAAAACATCGCTTCAAATGAggaaaagcaaaaaaaaaaatttgaaaattttttaagtaaattAATTGAATTGCAAAAATCGAAAGATGAGAATGACATGAAAACATTATTGAAAGGCTTAATTTATGTTACTAATAACTTTAACTTTCATTTGAAACATATAGAAAACTCGAATATATTCgatatttgttataaattattggATCATAGAAGTGAAGAAATTGCAATAGCAGCTCTAAagtttaaaagaaaaattaataagcTATATAttgattattataaaaatagacTCAAGAAACAGAAAGTTGAAACTTTAGAAAGAGGCGAAAACAAAAGTGAAaacaattttataaaaaaatga